The Echeneis naucrates chromosome 8, fEcheNa1.1, whole genome shotgun sequence genome has a window encoding:
- the kdm8 gene encoding lysine-specific demethylase 8 encodes MATLWSQISAVLPPNEEEFLLQFSDTVEPSVVDVLKRSRQQLYTDAASASRTLNAQIVLDFSWEKLNTGTWRHVDKEWRRVYSYGCLFKVAALCREGPSEDEIRQAIRTCDMGLLMGAAIMDDILQVVVGILQGEVQKSSKEERDAEHTVIKRVKMESPRAPVIKEEMAVPRIKCPSLESFNTNYLLPQKPVILEGIIDHWPALNEHPWSIDYLKSVAGCRTVPVEVGSRYTDEEWSQTLLTVSEFIDRYILNKDDVKGLGYLAQHQLFDQIPELKEDIRLPDYCCLGKGDEDEITINAWFGPGGTVSPLHQDPQQNFLAQVVGSKYIRLYSPEDTVKLYPHQSQLLHNTSQVEVENPDTERFPEFTKAPYHECVLQPGDVLFIPVRHWHYVRSLELSFSVSFWWS; translated from the exons ATGGCTACGCTGTGGTCTCAAATCTCTGCTGTTCTGCCTCCAAATGAAGAAGAGTTCCTGCTGCAGTTCAGCGACACAGTTGAGCCAAGTGTGGTGGATGTGCTGAAACGCTCCAGGCAGCAGCTTTATACAGACGCTGCGAGTGCCAGCCGCACTCTTAATGCTCAGATCGTTTTGGATTTTTCATGGGAGAAGCTCAACACGGGTACGTGGCGCCATGTGGACAAAGAGTGGAGGCGTGTTTATTCCTACGGCTGCCTGTTCAAAGTGGCCGCTCTGTGTCGCGAAGGCCCCTCAGAAGATGAGATCCGGCAGGCCATCAGGACTTGTGACATGGGTTTACTCATGGGTGCAGCCATCATGGATGACATCCTCCAGGTTGTTGTTGGGATCCTGCAGGGTGAAGTCCAGAAATCCTCCAAAGAAGAACGTGACGCTGAACATACTGTGATCAAG AGAGTAAAGATGGAGAGCCCACGTGCTCCTGTGATCAAAGAAGAGATGGCGGTTCCCAGGATAAAGTGTCCGTCACTGGAGAGCTTCAACACCAACTACCTGCTGCCCCAGAAACCGGTGATTTTAGAGGGGATCATTGACCACTGGCCCGCCCTCAACGAACACCCCTGgag CATAGACTATTTGAAGTCTGTAGCTGGTTGCCGAACCGTTCCAGTTGAGGTGGGATCCAGGTACACGGACGAGGAGTGGTCACAAACACTGCTGACAGTCAGTGAATTCATCGATCGGTATATTTTAAACAAA GATGACGTGAAGGGTTTGGGTTATCTGGCTCAGCACCAACTTTTTGATCAG ATACCAGAGCTGAAGGAAGACATCCGCCTCCCGGATTACTGCTGTCTTGGCAAAGGAGACGAAGATGAAATTACAATAAACGCATGGTTCGGGCCCGGAGGTACAGTGTCTCCGCTCCACCAGGACCCTCAACAGAACTTCTTGGCTCAG GTTGTGGGAAGCAAATATATTCGCCTATATTCCCCAGAGGACACAGTCAAGCTCTACCCTCATCAATCACAGCTGCTTCACAATACGAGTCAG GTGGAAGTGGAGAATCCAGACACAGAGCGGTTCCCGGAGTTTACCAAGGCTCCATATCATGAATGCGTGCTGCAGCCTGGAGACGTGCTGTTCATCCCCGTCCGCCACTGGCATTACGTCCGATCCTTGGAGCTCAGCTTTTCCGTCAGCTTCTGGTGGTCATGA